Sequence from the Miscanthus floridulus cultivar M001 chromosome 16, ASM1932011v1, whole genome shotgun sequence genome:
ATGTATCCTTAATGAGGCGTGCCTTATGGTCTAATGTTTCCTGCCTCTGGATCTTTTATGTAAGAAATGGGCTTGTAATACAGTTCCAAATTATCATATATCAGGCAAAAAGTAATGCGATGTGCCTTCTGATCCTCTCtccctctttttcttttctttttggtcaCTGGATCATTTATGTGAGAAACCTGGCTTTGTATGACAGTCCCTGGTGACGATACCAGACAAGATTATACTTTGTAACGAACATAGCTCGACTTTTAATTTCCATTTCCTCCAGTGCAAAAGTACTAGAATCAATAATGTATCATAAAATATTGTTTAGCTCAACTTCCAAATATTTAAGACTTCTTGTGACCAAATTCGTTGCTGTAGAGTAGTTCGAATGGCACAAAGCAGAAAATAATAGCTGGTACAGGACACCAACCACTTCACATGTTCACATGAGCAGGTCTGAGCACTTTCGATGCTTTCTCCAATTAACACATGAGCGCATGTACATATCTTGAAGGGTATTTCCAAGATGCATTTATATATGCTAAATGCCAAAGCTTCAGGCAGCATTACACGACAAGATGTTGTATGAGCTTATGTGAAATCATTACATCTTGGTCATCCGCAAGATGAGATATTCTGAAATGAAATATGACTAACAGAATACTCGGCCTCTAAACCATCAGCATATCCAACGCATAGCGATAGGTCAGATGTACAATAATAGGCTTCCTTTCCTGCACGAAATGAAATTTACAGTGATGTCGCCCCAATCAAATGTGAGCTCGTCAGCGAACTGCGATCTTTTTCATCTTCGATGATTTGTGCTTGATGAAGAGAGCCGCTAGCATGCTTTTAGTGCCAACAGGGGCCTTTTGGATTGCACGACCTTTAGGGTTGTCGAAGGAATGAAATGTTGAAAATTCCTTTACACCAGATAGGTTCTGAAAAGAAAGGCATGGCCTATTAATTTACAAagtgaaataaaaaaaaacaaaatatacACAATGAGACCTTTTAAACAAAAAAAGATACAGATTTGGCCATATTCAAGCTTACCTTAGTGCCAACCTTTTGCATAGCATCAGAACTGGTGCTCCTGTTAAACTGCAGAGACCTGCGCATAGGAGAAGCAGACCGGTCCTTACCTGAAACATGAGAGATTCATACGGAGAATTCAATCTGTGCATACAAACAAAGCAGAAAACAACTTACAGGAAATTAAATTGCAGTATGAGTTGATACACAGAATGATTAAATCACCTGATGCAGGTTTTGATGGTGCTGTGTCCACTAGGCTGCACAGAAGCAGATGACACCAGAAGTACATAAACCCCATTGCACTAACGAACAAAAAATAAGTTTTATACAAAGCTGAACAAAAACTGGAAGAATTCTTACGCAAATGTAGGTTTATGTGTGTTTGCTTTGGTACTGTTCTCTGAAGACAGATGCCAGGAAAGGGTTTTTGCTGCACCAacgaaataaaaaaatatattttttttgtttaatatGGTACATTGCATGCCTTGAAACTTCATCATGAGCAAAGAGAATAGACAAGAAGGCCCACCCAAGGGATAAGGTCTAGGCTTGGCTTCCTGATCAGTGTCTACTTGCTGGTGTCCATGCGCCGGGGATCTTTTATAACCAGCTAGCTTGGCAGATAAAAATGGAGAGTCAAAATTCAGCACCCTTTCTTTTGTAATCAAACAGTGTGTGAGCTCTTAGTTTTACATTCACTTACGTGGTAGGATATAGTGCTTGTGGTGTTTTATGTTTGCTCCAATCATTTGCTGCTGCCTGAGGCCTTCTTTGTCTGTGTAGACTTGGCATGTGAAGATTTGCTACAGATTTGAAAATAGATCAGTATTTGAACCAGAATGGTTTCATCACCCTACAATGCAAGTATTGCAGATAAGTGGCATTACCTGGTTCAGACGTGCAACTTTCAGTTCATAAGTTGACACCTCAGAAGCTTGCTGTTCGAAAAGATCTGTCAATTTGTAGGCAACAGTACCCAGATGATCAACTGCATTGACGACGGCTCGTACAGCATAGTCTTTCAAGTTGTCCAGTACCCTGACATAAATTAACAACTTCAGTTGTCATAATATGGTCAGTGAACCTGAATGTTACAACTGAAAAATGTCCTGTGTTGAAATAAGAGTATACTGCAAGTTCGAGTTCAGTACACCATCGATTCATTAATAAAAGATATGAAAGTGCACATCCTATCTATTTATAAAATTAATTCTGCGCTGTGAAACAAGAGTGGGTCCCTGTTGCTAAAATTTCAATGCAGTGACAAAATTCAGACTAGAAACAGTACACAGACAGTTGTCAGGTAACTCCAAAATTCCAGATGATACCAAAAAATTATATCCTTCTCTAGCCAGTAGAGTTTGTTCTCTAGCCACGTCTCCACATCAAGTCCCTTCCTCACACCTGTTGCCGTCCTTGCCTTAGTTGGCTCAGTCCTGTACACCTATCATATGTAGTTGGGTAGTTGCTACCAGCACATGCTGCACCCACGCTCCGATTGAATTCTTGAACCCTTGCGCGAAATGACAAAATAGTGCTAGATACAGCATGCAAGATGCAATTGTACGAGGAGCAACCATGGCTGGCCGCTGTGGTAAGAAGTGGGTAATTCCTTCACCCTTGTGGCATTGAAATGCAGGAGCAGGATGCAGGAACGCGACTCACATCTGCTTCTGCTCGCTGTTGAGGTAGGCCTTCTCGCAGTACTCGGAGGCGGAGTAGAGCTGCGGCCGCAGGTTCTTGAGCTCCTGCACACCATCATCGTGAAACAGAAATCCAGCCGGATCCCCGGTGAAACGGAGCAcgaactagtttttttttttaaaaagggaATATTTTGAGGGAATTCCTCGTGCCATTAAAAAGATCGTAATTCCCTGTGAGCCAATTAAAAAGTTCAACggacttcagcgccactgctctaactttttttttcctccatgccactgccgtcagattGGGTTCTAACGGTgccaaactgcaggtgtgaaaaatcGAAAATACCTTAGATCTAAATATGCCATTAAATTTTTTTAGTATCTTaacaacttcaaatgaaaaaactcaaaactataaagttgtagatctcgtcgagatctataattttcatataaaaataatcttcatttaatactgtaaaaaagatataatttttctaatatatattaatcatattaaatcatatcttttttttgcggaattaaatgaagataatttttatataaaaattatagatctcgacgagatctataactttctagttttgaattttttttatttgaagtcgttaagatgctaaaaaatttaataacatatttagaccTAAGGTATTTTTTACTTTTCACACCCAACAATCTGACAGCAGTGCcataaaggaaaaaaaaagagccaAATCTAACAGCAATAACGTGGAGGAAAAAAAAATAAAGCAGTGGCGCTCGAACTTTTTCAGAGGAATTGCAATCTTTTTATAATGTCTCACCAGGAATTCGATCGAATATTTTTGTGTGTGCGTGTATGGATGGATCTAGGAATGCGCGGTTCGGGGAGCACCTGCAGGGCCTTGATGAAGCTCTTGCTGCGCTCTATGGACGCCTCGTCGACGGTGGTGGGGCCGGCCCCGGCCCCCGCGACCCCGCCCCAGGCGCCGGCCGCCGGCGGGCAGTGCTGCGGCGGCTGCATTCCCCCTCCGGCTCTCTTCCGCTCCAGCGGCGGGCGTACCGGCGAGGGGAGCAAAGAACGGGCACCGGCAGggaagggaggacaaggaggcGGAGAGGGGAAGTCAAGGAAGCGCTCCACTGGCACTCGGTGGGCGGAGTGGGGTGGAGGGGAAGGAAGCGAGCGATGCCTCGCCAACTCCCACTCGACGCAAGCTTATTCTACTGCCACTGCCAGTGCCATCGCCAGTCTCTCTCCTGTTGACTCTTCGCGCGTGGGGCGTGCGCGTGCGCGTGCTGCCGTCGAGCGCTGGCGGTGGTCCGCGGAGGAGGAGGGGTGAGGGGTCCGGGAGGAGCGACCGCAGCGGTGGCTTTGATGGCGACGGGCGCGGGGCCGCCGCCGGTCTGTTCTGGATTTGAGGTTTTGCGATTTGGCAGGGGAATCATTGCTCACACATCGCGCACTCGCGCCTCCCCTGCCTCGCTGGTTGTTTGGTTGCCCCGCCGTGGAAAATGAACGCCGTTTTCACCGCAAGATTTGCATGCTACATTCCCATTTCGATTTCTCTGACGGCTCGTTTGGTTAGGTGTAATGGGAAGCAGGAACGGGAGTTTAGAGATACATGTTTACAAATCTCTTCTGCTGGGAAGGGAAGGAGAATTTAGAGGGCCAACTCCCACTAATTAGTTTTCTAGGGGAGGGGTGGGAATTGAGGGAGAGTTGTGTTCTTAATCAAAGAAAAGTAGATCCGCACCGTTCATCATGATTTGTCTTTTAATTTCTTTCTTAAAACCCCCATATCAAACAGTGGACATGAATTCTCTCTTTAATTTTTCTTCTTATTTTCCTTCACGAACAAAACAAGGGATTTGAGCTAAAAGTCAATTTCCCACCTTAATTCATTCTATCAACTTCCACAACTAATTCCCATGTCTCTTCCCACAGAGTTGCCAAACACACCCTGATGGTAACGAAATAATTAATGCCAGATTTCTATATATGGAGACAATTAATATCATATTCCTGTGATTGTAATAACGAAATAATTAATGTCAGGATGCCAAGATTCTTAATCAAATAGGAGTAGCTGTTAGGTTAACCCCACCTAAATCTATAAGCCGACGATTAATATATGTTTCGAAATTGGTTAACTGGAATAGCCGAAGACCGAAAAATTTTGCGGGGGTTAAATTTGGTTCACAGATAATGATATGATATTGCAAAACGACTTTTATGTAGGCTACTTTTAGGGAACATACGGCATATTCGTTTGGTCATAAACGATCGAAAATTTTTAGctagaacattatttttctctcacaccaaaccaaccaacagtaataatccacgatcgtttcagccccagccgaacaggctaatACTTGTTGCAATTTGGGTGTTGCTGTAACTTGTGGATACAAGGAGACTATCAACTTTGGCACGAAGAGCATTAGAGGTGCCTTGGATATTTTGGTCAAAAATGAacggaagaaaaaaaaaatttctGTGCGACTGGAAAGGCTAGAAACAATTCCTTTTTCTAAAATAAATTCGATTTCCCATCGGTATACAATGCTCCATGTAGtaaaactcaaaaaaaaaaaaaaaacaaagtcacCTTTCTGTTAAGGATTCTGATAGAAACAAGTCACCAACTGCTTCTGTAGAAATATGTACGGAAGGCAGCGGATCAGACCATGTAGCACTTTGCGTGGATTGGATTAAGTAAAATGCTGTTTCAACGCCGTATTTTTTGAGTACTATGTTTCTATAAAATTTAATGAAAtacaaatatttatatatttCTCTATAATTCATAGAAAATTCTTGCACGGTGAACAGTGATGGCCAAAATTTCAGCAAAACCGATTTAACCAAAAAAGTCGGTTAACCAAATTTTTCATGATCTATTCGGTGAAGACTTTGATGCTATTTCGGCTAACCGAAAATTATTCGATTTTGAGCCGTTATATTAAACACTATTTAAATATATTTCTTTGAGACTTTATTTATCAGAAATATTTTTTGttgcttttccttttattttattACATGATTCATTTTTTGTTACGTGCTTTCCAACCCAATTATGTTGTTGCATTAACTCCCGTAGAAGTATAATAGGCTTATGGTTAACCTATCAGCCGAACCGAAATCGACTTTGATCGGTTATTACTGTACCTATTAGTCTTTTGACAAAGAAAAATATCCATTAACATTTCTTGCAAACTAAAACCAAAACTGATTTTCACCCAATTAACTGGACGCTAGCCTCGGGGCAAGAGGGAGAGTGAGGCCGGTCGCCGGTGCCATGTAGATTTGCACTGCGGCACGAGAGACCGGGGGGATGAGTAGCTGCGCTGTGCACCGGCCGGACGAGCGGCTGGTGGCGTTCATCAATGCTTGTCGGCTCGGCCAGCGGTTCCGTTCGCTTGCTATTCATGAGTGAATTCTGAATGATTCCGACGAAGATTACTCGGGTGGTCTTCTGTTTATCTCCTCCCCAAATGATTTTCTTTTTTCTCAGTGCAGAAGGTACACGCAGACTGGTTGTTTTTATTACGAGTGGGAGTGCTTCATGAAAGCATAAGCATGGCACAGTTTCAGTTGGGATTTTGATTATTTTTCTATGGACGCATGTACTATTTTTTGATTTCTAGATTGTCCAACAAATAATCGATAGACCAAAGACATGGACAAATTTATAGCAGTTAGACCAGTTTCAGGGGTTTCACGAGTTTCATGATCATTAGATAAGCTAACGTAACAGCATTAATGAAGGGAGATAAGATAAAAGTATCATGTGATGAAATTTGTCCGTACTGTTTTCAGCGAAGGAGAGTCTTGAAAACAGTGACATGAAACCTCACTCGGAGTGACCTTAAGTCACTGTTTTATTCGAGAATTGATGAATAGTGTTTGGTCTATCGCGAGCTCCTAGACTTTACTAAAGCCAATAATATTCCAAACAACTGCCCTAATATGACAAGAAGAGACAAGTAGTGATCTTTAATATATCTTATAAGATCATATTTATATGGGAGAAATTCAGTTCTCCGATACAGGAGTACTAGTTAGGGAATGAGAACAACTTTAGTTGGGCCTAACCTAATTTGGCTGGATTATTACAGCTGGGCTAGTTCGTGGTCCACCAGCAAAAAGGCCCAAATAACTGTACAGGCAACCGATACGAATATGATCCACATCCACCTACGGGCAGCCAGCAGGGCAGGCTACGGCTCTGCTCTGGCGCGGCCGTACACCATCGGGGTGGGCGGCTCGCTGACGCTGCTCGTCTCCGACGCCGATCCGCCGCCGCTGTGCCTGGAGACGACAAGCTCCTTGAGGTCGGCGCTGGAGGTGCGGTGCGCTTGAGGATCTTGCCGAACTTGGCCTTGGGCCGCCGCCGGATGGCGATGGACACGTCGTTGGGGAACAGGTCCCGGCGCACGAACGCTCGGTACACGGTAGTGGCCAGCACGCCGGCGACGGTGACGGACGCGACAGCTGACAGCCCGACCGCAAGCGCCTGGGTGAGCGCGCTGGTCATCGCGGACGCGTAcaccgcggtggcgatggcggcgcTGGTCACCGGGAACGTGTACGCCCACCACGCCAGCGAGAAGCGGACGCCCCGGAAGAAGAAGCTGACGCGCGCCACCAGCGACGCGTAGAGGAAGAGCGCGACGTAGTAGACGACCCTGGCGCCGAGGCCGAACTCGCCGCTGATCCTGGCCCACGCCACCGACGCCACGCTGGGCGTGGCCACGAAGAGGAAGAACACCGGGTGGAGGTCCCTCGGCAGCGGCACGTTGGTGGGGAGCCGCTGGTACAGCGTCACGAACAGGACCACGTTATGCACCGTCCCGACGGCGAAGAAGAAGAGCGCCGGCTCCCGGAGGCCCATCCGTGCACCGGGCAGCGCGCCCACGAAGTTGCCCACGACGGCCAGGTGGGTGGTCGGGCTCGCCACGCGGGACAGCCGCCACTCGCCGCCGGACATCCACTGCCCGTACATCTTGAGGTCGAGGAACAGGATGGGCGCCATCAGCTGGTACCACACCGCGTGGTGCAACGACGTCAAGGGCTCCGGCAGGCCTTTCGCTCGGAAGAGGCAGGCGATCCACGGGGCGAAGAAGAAGTTGACGCGGATCGGGTGGTGGAACTCGCGCCGGACCGCCTCGAAGTAGAAGACAACCTTGAGGAAGTAGATGAAGGAGACGAGCGCCATGAGCGCGACGGAGACTCACCAGAGCACGTCGTTCACGCCGGGGCTCACGCGGAGGAACGCCGTGGAAGGATCCAGCTCCAGCGTCTTATACAGCATCGCCTGGCTGCTCACGCCCATGCACACCCGGAACGCGCTGATCGGGAACCGCAGCAGGAACGGCCACGTCTCGTCCTCGGGCAGCACGGGGACCTCCGTCGCCCGGAGCGTCGAGAGCTCGGGCCCTCGCTCCTCACCGTCAGCGTCGGCTGCGGGTGGGTGGTCCTGGGCTCGCCGGCGTCGGGGCCGTGCGCGTCGAGCTTCGCCTCCTTTGATGGCGCCACGCTTGTCAAAATGGAGTACGGTGGCGAGCGAAGGCGATCACTCTCCGGTGCTGCCATTTGGGTGAATGAAGCTGACGCTAGAGAGAAGCTGGAGGTTTGCACTGCTTGCCGTGAACGAAGCCTCGGATGAGAAGAGCTCCTCACTCCCTACAATGTAGCACGACGATGCAGACCGTCCATGGAGATCGGAGGCCATGACAAGGTCGGCGCTGGAGGTGTGTGTTCCGGCAGGTGATTTTTCCCGGAGTCGAGCTGGTAAAGCCAGGGACGCAGTAGAAAAGAGTTGACAGAAGAacagatgagaacaagaagagcACGCGTTCAAAAGTTGAGGGCACGCAGCGCAGCCATCTCAGATCAAAACAGTAACAAATATGTGGGGGATTCAGCGCGCGCGGCCTGATCTGCCGCCGTCGGCCGGATAATTTACTCGAGGTCATCGATGGAGCTTTGCTATAGTAGTTTTCTGCGACTGCGGCTGACGAAATCAATTACGACGACACTACGAGTCTACGACAGGCTTAAGTTTGCTACTAATTTCATATGCTGCTGTTATTTAAAACGAGGCAATGGTCTTGAGCAGTGATGGCTTAATCCAATGTTGCTTGATATATAATAGGTTGCTGGTTACATGTGAC
This genomic interval carries:
- the LOC136511519 gene encoding probable protein ABIL4, encoding MQPPQHCPPAAGAWGGVAGAGAGPTTVDEASIERSKSFIKALQELKNLRPQLYSASEYCEKAYLNSEQKQMVLDNLKDYAVRAVVNAVDHLGTVAYKLTDLFEQQASEVSTYELKVARLNQQIFTCQVYTDKEGLRQQQMIGANIKHHKHYILPPGYKRSPAHGHQQVDTDQEAKPRPYPLAKTLSWHLSSENSTKANTHKPTFALVDTAPSKPASGKDRSASPMRRSLQFNRSTSSDAMQKVGTKNLSGVKEFSTFHSFDNPKGRAIQKAPVGTKSMLAALFIKHKSSKMKKIAVR